The following proteins come from a genomic window of Populus alba chromosome 12, ASM523922v2, whole genome shotgun sequence:
- the LOC118044397 gene encoding ubiquitin-conjugating enzyme E2 10: MASKRILKELKDLQKDPPTSCSAGPVAEDMFHWQATIMGPPDSPYAGGVFLVTIHFPPDYPFKPPKVAFRTKVFHPNINSNGSICLDILKEQWSPALTISKVLLSICSLLTDPNPDDPLVPEIAHMYKTDRNKYETTARSWTQKYAMG; encoded by the exons ATGGCATCGAAACGGATCTTGAAGGAATTGAAAGATTTACAGAAGGATCCTCCTACTTCATGCAGTGCCG GTCCCGTTGCTGAAGACATGTTCCATTGGCAAGCAACAATTATGGGTCCTCCGGATAGTCCTTATGCTGGCGGTGTTTTCCTAGTTACTATTCATTTTCCTCCAGATTATCCATTTAAGCCTCCCAAG GTAGCATTCCGAACAAAGGTATTCCACCCAAATATAAATAGCAATGGCAGCATTTGCCTGGACATTTTGAAGGAGCAATGGAGCCCGGCTCTAACCATATCCAAG GTATTGCTCTCCATCTGCTCTTTGTTGACAGACCCTAACCCCGACGATCCATTGGTGCCCGAGATTGCTCATATGTACAAGACCGACAGGAACAAGTATGAGACGACTGCAAGAAGCTGGACCCAGAAGTATGCTATGGGCTAA
- the LOC118044396 gene encoding uncharacterized protein, whose product MNRYNRRVQVPDLQLPKYDNVEERVDREEGDNSNNNGVPRLITTENNVSDDQEPFMGVKVRRKASRHRDIKGDYLDVASHSYLMKILQKQGDKQVLFADKVLKFTGSGKMKQRILLITDFAIYIIDPEINALKRRIALAAVEKICLSELSDNFFAIIIPTEYDLLMASTRKTEIVTVLVEATKSASDYELEVAFSNSFEYNADAELVKVIEFEEVEGGVKTRITRK is encoded by the exons ATGAACCGATACAACCGGCGAGTTCAAGTCCCTGATTTACAGCTCCCCAAATACGACAACGTAGAAGAACGTGTCGATCGAGAAGAAGGAGACAATAGTAATAACAACGGAGTACCGCGATTAATAACAACAGAGAACAATGTGAGTGACGATCAAGAACCATTCATGGGTGTTAAAGTTCGAAGAAAAGCATCTCGTCATAGAGATATTAAAGGGGATTATCTTGATGTTGCTTCTCACTCTTATTTGATGAAGATTTTGCAGAAGCAAG gtGACAAGCAGGTCCTCTTTGCcgataaagttttgaaattcaCAGGTTCAGGGAAGATGAAACAACGCATATTGTTAATAACTGACTTTGCCATTTACATTATTGACCCCGAGATTAATGCTCTTAAACGACGGATAGCTCTGGCAGCTGTAGAAAAGATATGTTTGAGTGAATTGAGTGATAATTTCTTTGCAATTATTATTCCAACAGAGTATGATCTTCTTATGGCCAGTACTCGAAAGACTGAAATAGTTACTGTGTTAGTTGAAGCTACCAAGAGCGCTTCTGACTATGAACTTGAGGTGGCTTTTTCCAATAG CTTTGAGTACAATGCGGATGCTGAATTGGTAAAAGTAATTGAGTTTGAGGAAGTTGAAG GTGGTGTAAAAACCAGAATCACAAGGAAGTGA
- the LOC118044395 gene encoding inactive leucine-rich repeat receptor-like serine/threonine-protein kinase At5g24100: protein MNMKRGLLFIFSAFLFFGEVFLSITADPVDDKQALLDFLHNIHHSHPVNWHENTSVCTSWTGVSCSNDNSRVTALRLPGVGFRGPIPPNTLGRLSAIQILSLRSNGLSGSFPYDEFSKLGNLTILFLQSNNFSGPLPSDFSIWNKLTILNLSNNGFNGRIPPSISNLTHLTALSLANNSLSGNIPDINVPSLQYLDLTNNNFTGSLPKSLQRFPSSAFSGNNLSSENALPPALPVHPPSSQPSKKSSKLSEPAILAIAIGGCVLGFVVLAFMIVVCHSKKQREGGLATKNKEVSLKKTASKSQEQNNRLFFFEHCSLAFDLEDLLRASAEVLGKGTFGIAYKAALEEATTVVVKRLKEVAVPKKEFEQQMIAVGSIRHVNVSPLRAYYYSKDERLMVYDFYEEGSVSAMLHVNRGEGHTPMGWETRLKIAIGAARGIAHIHTQNGGKLVHGNIKSSNIFLNSQGYGCVSDIGLASLMSPMPPPVMRAAGYRAPEVTDTRKATHASDVYSYGVLLLELLTGKSPMHTTGGDEVVHLVRWVNSVVREEWTAEVFDLELLRYPNIEEEMVEMLQIGLSCVVRMPEQRPKMPDVVKMVEEIRQASTENPPSSDSKLEISVATPSPQAAEVGSTSSVQQ from the exons ATGAACATGAAAAGAGGTCTGCTGTTCATTTTCTCAGCATTCCTCTTCTTTGGAGAAGTTTTCTTGTCAATCACTGCTGACCCAGTTGATGATAAACAAGCTTTATTGGATTTCCTTCACAATATTCATCACTCTCACCCTGTCAATTGGCATGAGAATACTTCTGTGTGCACTAGCTGGACAGGTGTGTCCTGTAGCAATGATAACTCTAGAGTTACAGCCCTCAGGTTGCCTGGAGTCGGTTTTCGTGGCCCAATTCCACCCAACACTCTTGGTCGTTTGTCAGCAATTCAGATCCTAAGCCTCAGATCTAATGGTTTATCAGGTTCTTTCCCTTATGATGAATTCTCCAAGCTCGGAAACTTAACTATCCTTTTTCTTCAATCCAACAACTTCTCTGGCCCGTTGCCTTCAGATTTCTCAATTTGGAATAAGCTCACTATTCTTAATCTTTCCAATAATGGCTTCAATGGGAGAATTCCACCCTCAATATCAAATTTGACTCACCTCACAGCTTTGAGCCTTGCTAACAACTCCCTTTCAGGCAATATTCCTGATATAAATGTTCCTAGTTTACAATATCTAGATTTAACCAACAATAATTTTACAGGAAGTTTGCCTAAGTCTCTTCAAAGATTTCCAAGTTCTGCATTTTCTGGTAACAATCTTTCATCAGAAAACGCCCTTCCTCCTGCTCTTCCAGTTCATCCACCAAGTTCCCAACCATCAAAAAAATCGTCAAAATTAAGTGAACCTGCAATATTGGCGATTGCTATTGGTGGCTGTGTACTGGGGTTTGTGGTTCTTGCTTTTATGATTGTTGTTTGCCACTCTAAGAAACAGAGGGAAGGTGGGTTAGCAACAAAGAACAAAGAGGTGTCTTTGAAGAAAACAGCTTCAAAGAGCCAAGAGCAGAACAACAGGTTATTCTTTTTCGAGCATTGTAGTCTTGCATTTGACTTGGAGGACTTGTTGAGAGCATCTGCAGAGGTTCTTGGTAAGGGAACGTTTGGGATAGCTTATAAGGCCGCACTCGAGGAGGCAACCACGGTGGTGGTGAAGAGGTTGAAGGAAGTAGCTGTGCCAAAAAAGGAGTTTGAGCAGCAAATGATTGCCGTTGGGAGTATTAGGCATGTAAATGTGTCTCCATTAAGGGCGTATTACTATTCCAAGGATGAGAGACTAATGGTCTATGACTTCTATGAAGAAGGCAGTGTGTCTGCAATGCTACATG TTAATAGAGGGGAGGGCCATACTCCTATGGGCTGGGAAACAAGGCTGAAAATTGCAATTGGTGCAGCAAGGGGCATTGCTCATATCCACACACAGAATGGTGGCAAACTTGTCCATGGAAACATAAAATCCTCAAACATTTTCCTCAATTCCCAAGGATATGGCTGCGTATCAGATATCGGTTTGGCATCATTGATGAGCCCAATGCCCCCACCAGTAATGAGGGCTGCAGGCTATCGTGCCCCGGAAGTAACAGACACCAGGAAAGCAACCCATGCATCTGATGTCTACAGTTATGGGGTTTTGCTGCTTGAGCTTCTCACTGGAAAATCCCCCATGCATACCACAGGTGGTGATGAGGTTGTTCACTTGGTGAGGTGGGTGAATTCTGTGGTCAGAGAAGAGTGGACTGCTGAAGTATTTGATTTAGAGCTCTTAAGGTATCCTAATATTGAGGAGGAAATGGTGGAGATGCTACAGATAGGACTGTCTTGTGTAGTGAGGATGCCGGAGCAGAGACCCAAAATGCCTGATGTGGTGAAAATGGTGGAGGAAATTCGGCAAGCAAGTACCGAAAACCCACCATCCTCTGACAGTAAACTAGAAATTTCAGTTGCAACCCCATCACCACAAGCAGCTGAAGTAGGTTCTACCTCTTCTGTTCAACAGTGA